A segment of the Lelliottia amnigena genome:
GTCTCTGGCATTGAGTTGATCCAGAACTTCCATCAGTTTATCACTACCGGCCCGCGGCGCGTTTTCATCGAACAAGTTGAGCTGAGCCACGCCCTGGCTGAAGAAGTCCCCAAGCATGATTCCTGCCTTCTGGTATCGGTGACCATCCTTCCAGATTTTGTCCAGGCACTTTACCGCGGCGTTGATGATGTCGCGGGAATCCTGAGTGGGGGTGAGAAGCTTCACTGAAGCGCTGTTACCGTAATAAGGCTCGTTCAGGGCAAAAGGTGACGTCTTCACGAATGCAGAGATAAAACGGCAATACTGGTGTTCGCCGCGAAGCTTTTCAGCACCACGCGCCGCATAGCTGCAAATAGCCTGCCGCATCTGTTCGTATTCGGTAACGCGTTCACCGAACGACCTGCTGCAGACAATTTCCTGCTTTGCTGGGGCAAACTCCTCCAGATCCAGACATGGTTCGCCGCGCAGTCTCGGACAGTTCGCTCCAGGACGACATTAAAGTGCTTTCGAATAATCCATGTACTCTGCTCAGAGAGGTCCAGAGCCGTTTTGATGCCCATGGCGTTCAGCTTCTTACTGATGCGCCTACCAACGCCCCATACATCCTCAACAGGCACAATAGCCAATAAACCGACGTTGCCGATCGATATTGGACAAATCAACCACCCCACCA
Coding sequences within it:
- the umuC_4 gene encoding DNA polymerase V subunit UmuC; the encoded protein is MRQAICSYAARGAEKLRGEHQYCRFISAFVKTSPFALNEPYYGNSASVKLLTPTQDSRDIINAAVKCLDKIWKDGHRYQKAGIMLGDFFSQGVAQLNLFDENAPRAGSDKLMEVLDQLNARDGRGTLYFAGQGIQQQWQMKREMLSPRYTTRFSDLVKVR